The following are encoded in a window of Doryrhamphus excisus isolate RoL2022-K1 chromosome 16, RoL_Dexc_1.0, whole genome shotgun sequence genomic DNA:
- the rnf114 gene encoding E3 ubiquitin-protein ligase RNF114 isoform X1, with amino-acid sequence MAMLGGFSSTQDKKNISDTNSDVSEFLCPVCLEIFDSPVTTQCGHTFCQNCLQECLRPQKPVCAVCRASLGHCTKAVELEALIQSSVAACKGCGTQVGLSQMRGHTAACLKYQEYIEEGVRTTAQSQPAIISPVPNRYTFTCPYCNCQNLDQDGLVEHCTTQHARDARQVVCPICASMPWGDPNYRSTDFFQHLKIRHTFSYDTFVDYSTDEHTMIQEALQRSLLDN; translated from the exons ATGGCGATGCTCGGAGGCTTTAGCTCTACAcaagacaagaaaaacatttctgACACCAACAGCGACGTGTCAGAATTTCTCTGTCCAGTTTGTCTCGAAATATTCGACAGTCCCGTGACAACACAATGCGGCCACAC GTTCTGCCAGAATTGTTTGCAGGAATGCTTGCGTCCACAAAAACCTGTGTGTGCTGTATGTCGGGCTAGTCTTGGTCATTGCACTAAAGCTGTGGAGTTGGAGGCCCTGATCCAATCATCTGTGGCAGCTTGCAAAGGATGCGGAACTCAG GTTGGCCTTTCTCAGAtgagaggccacacagctgctTGTCTAAAATACCAGGAGTACATTGAGGAAGGTGTGAGGACGACCGCCCAGAGCCAGCCTGCTATCATCAG TCCAGTGCCAAACCGCTACACGTTTACCTGCCCTTACTGCAACTGCCAGAACCTTGATCAAGATGGCCTGGTTGAACACTGCACTACTCAGCATGCTCGCGATGCACGCCAAGTG GTTTGCCCCATCTGTGCCTCTATGCCGTGGGGGGACCCGAACTATAGGAGTACTGACTTTTTCCAGCACCTGAAGATTAGACACACTTTTTCATATGATACCTTTGTT GATTACTCCACAGATGAGCACACAATGATCCAGGAGGCTCTACAACGCTCCCTTTTGGACAACTGA
- the rnf114 gene encoding E3 ubiquitin-protein ligase RNF114 isoform X2, which produces MAMLGGFSSTQDKKNISDTNSDVSEFLCPVCLEIFDSPVTTQCGHTFCQNCLQECLRPQKPVCAVCRASLGHCTKAVELEALIQSSVAACKGCGTQVGLSQMRGHTAACLKYQEYIEEGVRTTAQSQPAIIRCLCLAVQCQTATRLPALTATARTLIKMAWLNTALLSMLAMHAKWFAPSVPLCRGGTRTIGVLTFSST; this is translated from the exons ATGGCGATGCTCGGAGGCTTTAGCTCTACAcaagacaagaaaaacatttctgACACCAACAGCGACGTGTCAGAATTTCTCTGTCCAGTTTGTCTCGAAATATTCGACAGTCCCGTGACAACACAATGCGGCCACAC GTTCTGCCAGAATTGTTTGCAGGAATGCTTGCGTCCACAAAAACCTGTGTGTGCTGTATGTCGGGCTAGTCTTGGTCATTGCACTAAAGCTGTGGAGTTGGAGGCCCTGATCCAATCATCTGTGGCAGCTTGCAAAGGATGCGGAACTCAG GTTGGCCTTTCTCAGAtgagaggccacacagctgctTGTCTAAAATACCAGGAGTACATTGAGGAAGGTGTGAGGACGACCGCCCAGAGCCAGCCTGCTATCATCAG ATGCTTGTGCCTTGCAGTCCAGTGCCAAACCGCTACACGTTTACCTGCCCTTACTGCAACTGCCAGAACCTTGATCAAGATGGCCTGGTTGAACACTGCACTACTCAGCATGCTCGCGATGCACGCCAAGTG GTTTGCCCCATCTGTGCCTCTATGCCGTGGGGGGACCCGAACTATAGGAGTACTGACTTTTTCCAGCACCTGA